aaaagattttggCCATTGAAATTCAGGGACTTGCTGGGTAGAGGTACcttatacctttaattccagcaattgggaggcaggggaggtggatctctgagtgcaaggccagcttggtctacagagctagttccagggcagccaggactattacacagagaaaccctgataaATATCTGAACTGATATTTACCTGAAGTTTCTGTGGGTgactatatttttgtttctagcCATAATTCTGGATATGGAAGTCCTTCAATGTGTCCTCTAACTTTAATGCTGGATAAATAAGCCATGggtatttgaatatatatttcattGTAACTGTCAAATAAATAACCAATGAATATTATTATGGATTTGAAGAATGTTATAAATGTAAAACAGGCAGTGATGgtaccattttctttcctttgatatGTTCAGATAccaatgtttctgtttttatttttcccttcatttaatggtattttattatttaacagcAATACAGGATGGAACGCTCTTCAACCTGGTACATGTAGTACAAcgtttctgcttttttttttttttttttttcgtttttggGTATTGGGGGTGAAGCTGGGGTCTCATACATGCTAAGAAGCACACTACTCCTGGACTTCATCTCTAGAccactttttacatttttcattttgaggcagggtctcactgtgtagcccaggctggcctgattCTTTTGGCTTAGCCTCCCGAGTAGCTGGACCACCGATCCTGGCTGATTCTGATAGTTTCTTCCACTTTGGACCACAAACAGAATCACATCATTATCACTTTTGGAGTATGACTCACTCTCATCATTGGCCCATGTTTTATTACAATGTATTATAGTAAGCAATTATGAAAACACTATtctaaagaaaaactgaaattttgaCAGCAATACATCTATTTTGTCTCATGTCATCTGAGGTAAGCATCTGAAATCTAAACtatcattttatcttttcttttaaagacagttttatttttttttaaagattttatttattatgaatacagtctTCGGCCTGCACgacagcagagggcaccagatctcattcaaggtggttgtgagccaccatgtggttgccaggaattgaactcaggacttctggaagagcagtcagtgctcttaaccgctgagccatctctccagccaaagacagttttattttatctatagtatttttttttaatagcccacctaggctgaccttgaacttgctgcaTAGTTAAGGATATTAAGGATAATCTTAAACTCCAAttctcttgtttctgtctcttcaTTCCTACAATTATGCCCTGGTGTCTATACTTTTACTCATCCTTATAGAGATGTATGCTTGCCCAACATTGACCTACCAGTCAAGTGGCCTTAGTGATGACTCACTAACTAGAAAGGCTGGTCAGTTAAGCTGCTCAATGTTATTGTCAAAGACCTTGGCCTCTGTGCTCGGCTTTGTCTGTCCGTTCCCAGTGCACTGACACTTTGTCCCCAGTAAGCTTTCTCAAGGGTTCAAGATGCCCACTGAAGCTTTTAGAGGCAGAAAGCAACCTTATCCCCTCcagtgtgtgtctgcctctgtgtgtgtgtgtgtgtgtgtgtgtgcgcgcacacacacttgCGCAGTCTCTTTCTGAGAAGCCAAGACTTTCTTCTAGAACCCCTCCCGGCTGCAACAGATTCTTTCTATCTTCCCTAGAGGGCCAGGAGCTTAGAATCTAGACCATGTTTTAAGAGCAAAACTGACTAAAACTGACTTCCTGCTGGTTTACCCTTTATCCTCACACCCGTCTTTAGTCTTCTTCCCCACCGCCGAGTAggaacacccctcccccacatccctgGGTTACCATTCACTGACCTTCCTTGTGTCTGAAGCTGAggcacttttttggggggggggttcaagaaagggtttctctgtggctttggaggctgtcctggaactagctcttgtagaccaggctggtctcgaactcacagagatccacctgcctctgcctcccgagtgctgggattaaaggcgtgcgccaccaagcccGGCTGCTGAGACACTCTTATCTGATGAAAGtcagcctttttttctttcattttcttttcttttttttttccctccaagacagggtttctctatataacagctctggctgtcttggaattccctttgtagaccaggctggtctcaaactcacaaagatctgcctgcctctggctctttgatgctaagattaaaggcatgagccaagTAGCCACTTCCTTCACTCACCTGGAGGTCACTGACCCTCAGAGCCTCAGTAAGCTCAGGTATTTTAACCTTCACACTGTAGTCTGGAGAATTTGGGACCAAAGGAAGTTAAGGTGCCTGCTTCAAGAGGTTGAGGCCTTCAAGTAAGAGTCAAGCCTGCATGGCCTCATGAGCCAGTTCTCGTCCCTAATCTACAGTTCTGGCTTCGCTCTCTGCTGAATTAAGAGAGATCTGTATCCTGGGGCATACATGTGAGCAGTAGAGAACTTGTTTAACATGCACACAGCCTGGGATTTCCAGTCTTGCACTAGAAAAATAAACATCTGTATTCATGAATTTGGGCGTCAGAGCAGACAGTGTTAACAGTGCCATCTGCAGTTGTGAATGAGGACAGTGGCTTAGTCTTCCCAAGGGCCTGTGGGACTTCCGTTAATGTGTTCTGCCATCCTTCCGTGCTGAGCCGAGGCTGGCATATTGATGAATAGATGATTCAGATTATAGCAGCTATCCACTAAATAATCCTTTATCAGTGCAAATCATTTTAATGATCCTGCCGAGAGGCTCTAGGACTTCCCCATCCTCTCACCCTCATGCTCTCCTCTTTGGATGACTAAGTTCTCCTTGAAGCTCCTTTCTGCAGAATCCCAGCTCTTTCCACAAGCACCACAGGACACCACAGCCACCTCTCTTCAGCCAGGAAGTCTTCGGACACAGAGCCTACAGGTCTCAGCCCCTTACCTCTCACCTAGTGGCTTTCTTGGGATGGAGTGAGGCAGCTgtatcctccagtctctgccggCCCCCCTGGCATTAGTCCCAGGGCACATCAAGAAGTCTGCTCCAGCTCTGTTGGCTTTGCTCTAGCTATCTCCACCCTCAACCCCGCCCCCTTCCTCTGGCTCCAAAGCCCTGGACACAGTACATAGGGCCCAGAGTCCCTACTGGAAGGGAAATAAAAGGAACTGTTTGGGTTCCCATGGCTGTGGTCAACACCTGCATTCCAGGGCTCAACTCTCAGAATCCTCATTATATTCCAGGGTAAGACTTCTTCCCACAGCGCTCACTCTCCTGCTTTGGGGAACAGGGGTTTGGGGATATAGGAGTTGGCTCGGGTCAAGCTGGGTCAAGCTGACATGTTGGTTTGAGAACAGGGTTACCTGAGGTGTTGTTtggaaaggggaaatgagagGATGGAATAGACGGGTCTAACAAAGCTTTGTGTTGTCTTCTCCGTGGAAACGGTAAAAGCAGGACAGAGGAATTGGAAACCAGGCAGAGTTTGGCTTAGGAAAGCTTGCTGGGGGCTGGGGAAGACATAGATTCTCGGGTTTAATGcttacttagcatgcacaaggctccaGGCTCACTCTCTGATaggtaaaacaaagaaatgaacaacAGACCTACAGACTAAAGCTGGGGGTGAGGGGTGCCTGATCCCAGCATGGATGGGGTGCGGTGCAGAAAGGATCAAAAGTttggtcagcctaggctacagagaccctgtctaaacagaaacacacaaagggAAATAAACACTTGCTCAAGTACATACCAAGAGCAGGGTTTTGCTGCTTCTGTGTCAGGAGGGTGGTGGTAGTGGGAGTTGGTCTCGGAGCTAAGGGGCGGGTCCTGTGCTTCAGGTACACTGGACATTGCCCACTACTGCGGTTCAGCATGGGCCAGACCTATGGGCAGGTGACCGGTCAGCTTCTTCAAGGCTCTCCTGGCCTAGCCTGGCCTCCTGCCCACCGCACACTTCTGCCTCCCATCCAGTCTCCAAGATCTCCTGTGACTCCCAGGGGGAGGCTACCTCCCAGGCGCGGGCATGAAAGGCTCAGCTCCAGCATAATCCCTGGGTATACAGGTCTGTATGGAGGCCTGAACGGGTATCCCCTTCCCAGAGAGTGCGTCCTGAACACATAGATGTCTTTCTCTCTGCTAGGTTTTATACCACAGGCACAGTTCATTTTTGCCAAGAACTGCAACCAGGTTTGGGCTGAAGCTATGAATGATTTTACACAAAGGCATGGGCAGCAGGAGTGTCATGAACTATCAAAGGAGgtcaagggaggaaaagagagagagaaagaccaagAGCCGGAAGCAGAGGAGCCAGAGCTGAAGCAGGTGGTGGCCCAAATGAGATGGGGAAAGATcgtggtgggggtgggagcttGTGCTCAGGCCTGGGGGCACCGTGGGGACTGTGGCTGTGGATACAGGTCATGGGGCTTGGCTGCCACTCTGTTTCCTGTGAGCCTGAACTCACAgtgctatttttctttcattaatgtcTCACAAGGTTTCCCCCTACTCCATGGATGACAGAGATCCCCAGAAGTTTTTCATGTCAGGTAAGAGCATATGGGTGATGACCAAAGGCATGGAGAGACACTCAGGATGTGTCCTGACTCAGcatcttcccccaccccaggcttcACCGGCTATGTGCCCCGTGCCCGCTTCCTCTTTGGCTCCAGCTTCCCCGTGCTCACCAACCAGGCACTGCAGGAATTTGGGCAGACATGCTCACGGAGCAGGGTGCAGAAGGATCCCAAACCGCTTTCCCCACTCCCCAAGCCCAACCTTGAGAACTTGGGTCTCCTCCCTCACTATGGAGGCTACGTGCCAGGTGAAATGAGTCAGGGGCTTTGAACTGGAATGTGTGCAGGTGGGACAGTTCCGGGAACTGGGATAAACAGATGATCCAGCTTTAGATAGGAAACCAAGGCAGCTCAGAGGGAGTTGGGAGCAGATTTCAGAGGGTGGTTTGGAGGGTATGCAACTGGCCAGGAATTAAATGGATTTTTCATGCCTCTGGCTACACATGACAGACTCTCTTGGCCACACAGGGTATAAGTTCCAGTTTGGCGGTACATTTGGGCATCTCACCCATGATGCTCTGGGCCTCAGCACGActcagaaacagctcctggcatAAATACCTGGATTTCAGGTTCTCAACCTTTTCATCCTATCCCAGTGATCTTTTTGGAAGGAAGAGaagtgggaggggggaggggcacAAAGAAAATGGTTTGGAGGCTGAGCACCTTTTTATTAATaggtgtaataaataaataaataaataaatacataaacagaaGCCTGGGCTCCTCCTCCTACTCTGATGACCAGGCACTGGTCACTGCCTATTTACAGCATGGGGGGCTTAGGACTCTGGCCCCAATACTGTTATCCATCCTCATTGTCACTCAGCCTAGTAAACCCACAAATGACCTCTGGGCCACCTCCCTCCAGAGACTTGTCTACACCCATGGAAGTATTGGTCCAGATGGGCCAGGAGAAATCTTGGCAGCCCAGCACTgtgtcccttccctcctttcctgggTGGAGGTCTGGATGAAATTGCTGGGACAGTTGAGGAGGAGTACTGAATACTGAGCACGGGGAGCAGGTGCCAGCACAGGGATACATGGCCCCAGCTCTCAGTCTACTTTTTGTAGCCAAGCCTAAGGGCTTGGGAAGGACTCTTAGGCTCTGAGTCTCGGGGTATATGAGGGTCCCTGAGGCcaccagcatgcacaaggcctcaGTTTTGGCTGCTTCCAGGTGGTGAACTTGGAGTTGGGGTCAGTGTCACATAGGCCAGAGGTACCAAGCCAGTGTCAGGGCCGCGGCTACAGCGCAGCCAGTCTCCTCCGGCTGGTCCCAGCACCCGCAGGATATCTCCTTTGTGGAAGCTGAGTTGTCCAGGGCCTGTGGCCAGATGGTGGCATAGAGCCTGCACCTCGCTGGAGAAACAACAGATGCACATCAGAGAAGGCTTCTGAAACGCCAGTCAAGCTCCCCAATACTTCATTCCCTTGGGCGTACCATGGAGGTTTGGAGGACAGGGCTGGAGAGTGTGACTCTTGTAGGTTCTCCCTGGGCTCGGGCTCCCGACGGGCCCCCATCGTCTGTGCTACTAGCTGGAACACAGACTTGTCCAGGCTCAGCCAATCTGAAGGCAGCCTaggggagaggagacagggtTCTGGGTTCTGCCTGTGTCCAGATCTGGACCAGGCTTGCCGCATCACTGTCTATACCAGTAGTGGATGGCTCTCACCTGTTTGTGGGCCGGGCTTCCCGCTGAGCTTTTCGGGAACCAAAGAGGTGTCCCCACTTGATGCCCCCTGGTGCGGGCTCTGCcgtcctttcttcattttccgTTGGTGGGGCAACAGGTCCTTCCCTCTCTCGACTACGCCTCAGCTCAGCTAGCACAGAGTCAGGGGGGCTCCCCATCCAGAAAGGCCAGCCCCTTTCTTGGCTAAGGGCCTCCTCAGGAGCAGGGCAGGCCTCAGCCCCCTCTACTACACCTTCCCTTGGTGGTGGAGCCTGGGAAGGCCCCCCACTGCCtacccctttctttttctcactgcCACTGCTGCTACTGCGAGGGAATCTGGAGCCCTCAGCAGTGCCATCGATGTAGACCTGGGAGCTCTGCATGAGCTGGTAccaccagccagcctggcctcctcGGGTCCACCTGCTATGCTCTGAGCTCCCCACAACCTCATCCGcctcttccctgtcttcctcatcctcttctccACCTTCTGAGGCACCCACACCCTTCACCCGCTCCCCAGTGGCCACCCTGTCCGCGTCTCCAGGGCCCTCCTGGCCTCGGGCTCTGGCCAACTGCAATGTTGAGTGTGCAGACAGCAGCAGGTCCTGGGACACACGCAGCAGTTCCTTgtgctgcctctgctgctgccCACTCTGCAGCAGCCG
This DNA window, taken from Cricetulus griseus strain 17A/GY chromosome 2, alternate assembly CriGri-PICRH-1.0, whole genome shotgun sequence, encodes the following:
- the Fam166b gene encoding protein FAM166B, producing the protein MAVVNTCIPGLNSQNPHYIPGYTGHCPLLRFSMGQTYGQVTGQLLQGSPGLAWPPAHRTLLPPIQSPRSPVTPRGRLPPRRGHERLSSSIIPGYTGFIPQAQFIFAKNCNQVWAEAMNDFTQRHGQQECHELSKEVKGGKEREKDQEPEAEEPELKQVSPYSMDDRDPQKFFMSGFTGYVPRARFLFGSSFPVLTNQALQEFGQTCSRSRVQKDPKPLSPLPKPNLENLGLLPHYGGYVPGYKFQFGGTFGHLTHDALGLSTTQKQLLA